The genome window TGATCCCGGCTCTTGTGGAGTTTATCAACAAGCTAAGGTAAGCGTAAACCCTGCGTTAACTAACTTTTCCAGTTGCCCAAAAAGCGCCTTATGGCTACAATTTCGCCGATATGGTAAGCGTTATGATCTGCCATTTGCAGGGCTTCGCGCAAAATATTTTGCCCGTCGCCATGTTCCAATGGCTGGTAAATATCGCTATGCTCCAATAACTCAATAAATTCATCCAGGTCGCTTTCAATTTGTTCAATTGACCCTTTCCATGCGTCTTCGTCAGCAGGTTCGCTTTCTTTTGGCCAATAATCATCAGGCCATTTTGGCGATTGATGATCAGCATCCTTGCTAAATTGCAGCATATCCCATTGGGCTATCCTGATATGATCAACCAGCTGCCAGATACTGTAAGGCATATTTTCGGGCTTTATGCCACGCAGTTGGGGGGTTAATCCTTTTACCGCATC of Mucilaginibacter xinganensis contains these proteins:
- a CDS encoding DinB family protein; amino-acid sequence: MDNQHKTLINELSKLLLGGSAHASFSDAVKGLTPQLRGIKPENMPYSIWQLVDHIRIAQWDMLQFSKDADHQSPKWPDDYWPKESEPADEDAWKGSIEQIESDLDEFIELLEHSDIYQPLEHGDGQNILREALQMADHNAYHIGEIVAIRRFLGNWKS